The proteins below come from a single Peromyscus maniculatus bairdii isolate BWxNUB_F1_BW_parent chromosome 13, HU_Pman_BW_mat_3.1, whole genome shotgun sequence genomic window:
- the Fam237a gene encoding protein FAM237A, translating to MVVSFFSDQDSQGHTRFSYGVENNLGLMYFHVYSCRTMADPGTRRGIHCPLSLTCSLLIVGLCCVSPLFCHSETDLLALHQADPQCWESSSMLLLEMRKPRVSNTVSGFWDFMIYLKSSENLKHGALFWDLAQLFWDIYVDCVLSRTHGLGRRELAGEEKKEKQSSTVLPSGIKQGAYSQLLRTPLLKKKELIGDLISMYMRRRASRVGGKEKPEVKRKQSYLRN from the exons ATGGTGGTGTCTTTCTTCTCCGACCAAGACTCTCAGGGACACACTCGTTTCTCTTATGGTGTGGAAAACAATCTGGGACTGATGTATTTCCATGTGTACAGTTGCAGGACCATGGCTGATCCTGGGACCAGAAGAGGGATCCACTGCCCTCTGAGTCTCACCTGCTCCCTGCTCATTGTGGGATTGTGCTGTGTGTCTCCTTTGTTCTGTCACAGTGAGACAGACCTGCTGGCTCTTCACCAAGCTGATCCTCAGTGCTGGGAGTCCTCCTCAATGCTCCTCTTGGAAATGCGGAAGCCTCGTGTTTCTAACACTGTTTCTGGCTTTTGGGATTTTATGATCTACCTGAAGTCATCTGAGAACTTGAAGCATGGGGCACTGTTCTGGGATCTGGCCCAACTCTTCTGGGACATCTACGTAGACTGTGTCCTCTCCAGGACCCATGGCTTAGGAAGGAGGGAACTGgctggagaggaaaagaaggaaaagcaaagcTCAACAGTGCTGCCTTCGGGGATCAAACAAG GTGCCTATTCTCAGCTCTTAAGAACCCCtctcttaaagaagaaagagttgattGGAGATTTGATAAGCATGTACATGCGCAGGCGGGCCTCTAGGGTTGGCGGAAAAGAGAAGCCGgaagtaaagagaaaacaaagctaCCTTCGGAACTAA